The Arachis ipaensis cultivar K30076 chromosome B07, Araip1.1, whole genome shotgun sequence genome includes a window with the following:
- the LOC107608039 gene encoding ornithine decarboxylase-like, which translates to MPSIIVGDDKPYSLSLNPILSASGVKGKPVASLCQESDGILGYIQSVIHEKPETESPFMVLDLGVVMDLMDHWSRMLPTVQPFYAVKCNPNPSLLGTLAALGSSFDCASKAEIEAVLTLGVSSDRIIYANPCKSASHITYAASVGVNITTFDSKEEVKKIRKWHPNCQLLLRIKPPQDSGARNSLGLKYGALLEEVPVLLQAAHDAGLTVIGVSFHIGSGGADAKAYHGAIAAAKGVLETASKLGMPKMHVLDIGGGFSSGTEFDAAAIHVNDALEANFGNEEGITVIGEPGRYFAETAFTLATKVIGKRVRGELREYWINDGIYGCLNCIMFDFARVTCTPLRCSSKHDGENESKTYSSTVFGPTCDSLDTVLRDHQLMELELEDWLVFPKMGAYTISSGTNFNGFSTSAIPTYLTYSATVVQEKTNMF; encoded by the coding sequence ATGCCTTCAATCATTGTTGGAGATGATAAACCCTATTCTTTGAGCCTCAATCCCATTCTTTCTGCGTCAGGGGTGAAGGGCAAACCAGTAGCTTCATTATGCCAAGAAAGTGATGGCATCCTTGGTTACATTCAATCAGTGATTCACGAGAAACCAGAAACTGAATCACCATTTATGGTTCTTGATTTAGGGGTGGTGATGGACCTCATGGACCACTGGTCCAGAATGCTTCCAACGGTTCAACCATTCTATGCGGTGAAATGCAACCCTAACCCATCCCTGCTTGGAACACTGGCAGCACTGGGTTCCAGTTTCGACTGCGCCAGCAAAGCAGAGATAGAAGCCGTGTTGACCCTTGGCGTCTCGTCGGATCGAATCATCTACGCTAACCCATGCAAATCAGCGTCCCACATTACTTACGCTGCAAGCGTTGGAGTCAACATCACAACCTTTGACTCTAAAGAAGAGGTAAAAAAGATTCGAAAATGGCACCCAAACTGCCAGCTTCTCCTTCGTATAAAACCGCCACAAGACAGTGGAGCGCGAAACTCCTTGGGTTTAAAATACGGTGCACTACTGGAGGAAGTTCCAGTGCTACTCCAGGCTGCACATGATGCAGGATTAACTGTCATCGGAGTTTCCTTCCACATTGGGAGCGGAGGAGCTGACGCTAAAGCATATCACGGAGCCATTGCTGCTGCGAAGGGTGTGTTAGAAACGGCTTCAAAACTAGGCATGCCAAAGATGCACGTGCTCGATATTGGTGGCGGTTTCAGTTCTGGCACAGAGTTCGATGCGGCTGCAATTCACGTGAACGATGCTCTTGAAGCCAACTTCGGAAACGAAGAGGGCATTACGGTAATTGGCGAGCCTGGCCGTTATTTTGCTGAAACGGCTTTTAcgttggcaacaaaagtaatcgGGAAGCGCGTGAGAGGAGAGTTGAGAGAGTACTGGATCAACGACGGGATTTATGGATGTTTGAACTGCATAATGTTTGATTTCGCGCGCGTCACGTGCACGCCACTCAGGTGCAGCTCAAAACATGACGGGGAGAATGAGTCCAAAACTTACTCTTCAACTGTGTTTGGACCAACATGTGATTCCTTAGATACAGTGCTAAGAGATCACCAGCTTATGGAGTTGGAATTGGAAGATTGGCTTGTTTTCCCTAAAATGGGGGCGTATACTATTTCTTCAGGTACCAACTTCAATGGGTTTAGCACATCAGCCATTCCGACATACCTTACATATTCAGCTACCGTCGTCCAAGAAAAAACTAATATGTTCTAA